GAGAATCGGGGGAACTATCTGTACGTGATCCCGCCAATGATGCTCCTCTGGGTCAACCTGCACGGAGGTTTTATCGTCGGTTTCCTTTTCATGGGGATCTTCCTCTCGGGCTATTTTCTGGGGTTTCTTGCCTCCAATGAAGAGGAGAGGTCGATATCCACGAACAAGGGGAAACAGTTGTCCCTAGCCTGCGCCGCCTCTGTTCTTGCGGCGTGCGTGAATCCTTTCGGCGTTCATGCGTTCCTGTTCCCATTCCGCTTAGTGTCGGAAACATACCTGATGGACAATGTACAAGAATTCATGTCCCCGGACTTCCATGGATTTGCTCCTTACCGATATCTCCTCCTTTTCCTGATCGGGGTGCTTGGTTTATCGAAGACGAGGCTGATCCTTACCGAAATTGTGCTGGTCCTGCTGTTTACTAGCATGTCCCTTTATTCGATGAGGTACATTCCCTTGTTCGCCATTGTCTGTGCCCCCATCCTGTCCAGGCATGGAGACATCTTGATACAGGAGTCCAAGGCGCGGTGCTTAACGTTGTTGAAAGAACGTTCCGAGGTATACGGAAAGATCGATGCTTCCGCGAAGGGATACGCGATTCTCCTGGCCGTATTGGTCGTTATTGCCGGCCTCGCCGCCGGGAAGATTCCAGTCCGGTTTACTGAAAAGATGGCGCCTATGGCCGCGATCGATTTCCTCCGGGCGAACCCGATTCGGGGGAACATGTTCAACAGCGACGAGATCGGGGATCACGTCATCTACAATCTTTACCCACAGTACAAAGTGTTCGTGGACGGCCGACTGGATATGTACGGGACCAGGATCTTAAAGGAATATTTTGAGGTGATTTCCCTGCAACCGGCTTGGAGGGACGTCTTTGTAAAATATGATATCAATTTCGTCTTCTATACCACGGATTCCCTTCTCTCCCGAATCCTCACCTCCGATGAGGGCTGGAGACGAATCTATACTGACAACGTCGCGTCCATATTCCTCCGGAACACACCGGGGAATGCGAAAGTCATTGCCCAATATCCCGATGGCGGCAGGGGCCCGGCCCAGGGCCATTGAAGGGGCAGCATGGACTTACGGGAACGAGTTGACGGTTCGTTGCGAAGGCACCCTTGGGAGTTGGCCCGGATGCACGCGATCCAATCCATGATCGGATCCGTCACTAAAGGGCTGGGGGTAATACGTGTGCTCGATGTTGGGTGCGGGGATGGTTTCATATGCCGGGAACTGTCCCGTCGTTCCGATGTCCAGGTTGTTGACGGTGTGGACGTCAACTTGACCGAACAGGAGGTAGATGCCCTTCGAAGAAAGGATGATAAGGTTTACTACTACAATGCGTACCGGGATTTGGATTTGGGGCGCTACAATCTGGTCCTACTGATGGATGTGCTGGAGCATGTCCAGGAGGACAATAAATTCTTGGCCGAGATCGTGGACGGGTACTTGGCGAAGGGAGGCAACCTGATCATTACGGTTCCCGCTTTCTCGTTCCTGTATTCCCGGCACGACGTGTATCTCGCCCATTTCCGAAGATATGACAGGAAGCAACTGGTCCGACTGGTAAAGGATTCGAACCTGATCTGCATTAGGTCCGGATACCTTTTCCTGTCACTGCTACCAATCCGCTTGGCCGAGGTTCTATGGGAGCGGATAACCGATGGTGAGAGAGAGAGGAGCCGAGGCGTCGGCGGGTGGTCTTCCGGGAAGTTGTTGACACTTGCGGCGACCGCGATCCTGCGATGCGAAAACCGACTCTCCATGTTCCTCAATTCGATCGGAGTGCGGATCCCCGGGTTGACGGTGTGGGCGGTATGCCGAAAGCGTGCGTAGTCGTTCCCTGCTATAACGAGGCCGGACGACTCAACGCCGGGGAGTTCCTCGAATGGGGGCGACGGAGCCCCGATCTGCACTTCCTCTTTGTGAACGACGGCAGCACCGATGGAACAAGGGATCTGTTGATTCGCCTGAGCCAGGCTTGTCCGGAGCGGATTCGCAGCATCGACCTGGAACGGAACGGCGGGAAGGCGGAGGCGGTACGGCGTGGGTTCCTGGAATCGTTCGATTCCGGGTGCGA
This is a stretch of genomic DNA from bacterium. It encodes these proteins:
- a CDS encoding class I SAM-dependent methyltransferase, translating into MIGSVTKGLGVIRVLDVGCGDGFICRELSRRSDVQVVDGVDVNLTEQEVDALRRKDDKVYYYNAYRDLDLGRYNLVLLMDVLEHVQEDNKFLAEIVDGYLAKGGNLIITVPAFSFLYSRHDVYLAHFRRYDRKQLVRLVKDSNLICIRSGYLFLSLLPIRLAEVLWERITDGERERSRGVGGWSSGKLLTLAATAILRCENRLSMFLNSIGVRIPGLTVWAVCRKRA